A single Phoenix dactylifera cultivar Barhee BC4 chromosome 1, palm_55x_up_171113_PBpolish2nd_filt_p, whole genome shotgun sequence DNA region contains:
- the LOC103721828 gene encoding uncharacterized protein LOC103721828: MSYPLEQQQQQPPSPPSPVYDAASTANGGGSYGPLIGVLAVIAVLGVIAGIVGRLCSGRRIFGYGYDFEGWIERKCAACIDGRVELRLPQAAAAATGGAGPGENGSGGPAAGGAAAGGGGAGPGVKQAAQNPARAAES, encoded by the coding sequence ATGTCGTACCCACtggagcagcagcagcagcagccgcCATCGCCACCCTCGCCGGTGTACGACGCGGCATCGACGGCGAACGGTGGGGGATCGTACGGGCCGCTGATCGGCGTGCTCGCGGTGATAGCGGTGCTCGGCGTGATCGCCGGGATCGTAGGGCGGCTCTGTTCCGGGCGGAGGATATTCGGGTACGGCTACGACTTCGAGGGGTGGATCGAGCGCAAGTGCGCCGCCTGCATCGACGGTCGGGTGGAGCTCCGCCTGCCACAAGCGGCTGCGGCGGCGACGGGCGGAGCGGGGCCGGGCGAGAATGGAAGCGGTGGGCCTGCTGcggggggggcggcggcgggaggaggaggagcgggGCCGGGGGTGAAACAAGCGGCGCAGAACCCGGCGAGGGCGGCCGAGTCCTGA